In Neofelis nebulosa isolate mNeoNeb1 chromosome 7, mNeoNeb1.pri, whole genome shotgun sequence, the following proteins share a genomic window:
- the LOC131518170 gene encoding olfactory receptor 4F3/4F16/4F29-like has translation MDGVNRSVVSEFVFLGLTDSWEIQLLLFVFSSTFYVASMMGNSLIMFTVTCDPYLHSPMYFLLANLSFIDLGVSSVTSPKMIYDLFRKRKVISFGGCIAQIFFIHVIGGVEMVLLIAMAFDRYVAICKPLHYLTIMSPRTCLFFLVAAWMTGLIHSMVQLVFVVNLPFCGPNVLDSFYCDLPRFIKLACTDTGRLEFMVTANSGFISVGSFLILIISYIIIILTVQKHSSAGSSRALSTLSAHITVVFLFFGPLIFVYTWPSPSIHLDKFLAIFDAILTPFLNPVIYTFRNQEMQVAMRRVCRQLVNYRKIS, from the coding sequence ATGGATGGAGTGAATCGCTCTGTGGTGTCAGAGTTTGTGTTCCTGGGACTCACCGATTCCTGGGAGATCCAACTTCTCCTCTTTGTGTTCTCCTCCACGTTTTATGTGGCAAGCATGATGGGAAACTCCCTCATTATGTTCACTGTGACCTGTGACCCTTACTTACACTCCCCCATGTACTTTCTGTTGGCCAACCTCTCCTTCATTGACCTGGGAGTTTCTTCTGTCACTTCTCCCAAGATGATTTATGATCTTTTCAGAAAGCGTAAAGTCATCTCCTTTGGAGGCTGCATCGCccagatcttctttatccacgTCATTGGTGGTGTGGAGATGGTGCTGCTCATCGCCATGGCCTTTGACAGATATGTTGCCATATGTAAGCCTCTCCACTATCTGACCATCATGAGCCCAAGAACGTGCCTCTTCTTTTTAGTGGCTGCCTGGATGACTGGCCTCATCCACTCCATGGTTCAACTGGTGTTTGTGGTAAACTTACCCTTCTGTGGTCCTAATGTGTTGGACAGCTTTTACTGTGACCTTCCTCGGTTCATCAAACTTGCCTGCACGGACACCGGCCGACTAGAGTTTATGGTCACAGCCAATAGTGGATTCATTTCTGTTGGCTCCTTCCTCATACTGATCATTTCCTATATCATCATCATTCTCACTGTTCAGAAACACTCTTCAGCTGGTTCATCCAGGGCTctgtccacactgtcagctcacaTCACTGTGGTATTCTTGTTCTTTGGTCCTTTGATATTTGTCTATACATGGCCATCTCCCTCCATACACCTGGATAAGTTTCTGGCCATCTTTGATGCTATTCTCACTCCTTTCCTAAATCCAGTCATCTATACATTCAGGAACCAAGAAATGCAGGTGGCAATGAGGAGAGTATGCAGACAGCTAGTGAATTACAGGAAGATCTCTTAA
- the LOC131518171 gene encoding olfactory receptor 4F3/4F16/4F29-like, with translation MPMDGVNHSVVSEFVFLGLTDSWEIQLLLFVFSSTFYVASVMGNSLIMFTVTCDPYLHSPMYFLLANLSFIDLGVSSVTSPKMIYDLFRKRKVISFGGCIAQIFFIHVIGGVEMVLLIAMAFDRYVAICKPLHYLTIMSPRTCLFFLVAAWMTGLIHSMVQLVFVVNLPFCGPNVLDSFYCDLPRFIKLACTDTGRLEFMVTANSGFISIGSFFILIISYIIIILTVQKHSSAGSSKALSTLSAHITVVFLFFGPLIFFYTWPSPSIHLDKFLAIFDAILTPFLNPVIYTFRNQEMQVAMRRVCRQLVNYRKIS, from the coding sequence ATGCCAATGGATGGAGTGAATCATTCTGTGGTGTCAGAGTTTGTGTTCCTGGGACTCACCGATTCCTGGGAGATCCAACTTCTCCTCTTTGTGTTCTCCTCCACATTTTATGTGGCAAGCGTGATGGGAAACTCCCTCATTATGTTCACTGTGACCTGTGACCCTTACTTACACTCCCCCATGTACTTTCTGTTGGCCAACCTCTCCTTCATTGACCTGGGAGTTTCTTCTGTCACTTCTCCCAAGATGATTTATGATCTTTTCAGAAAGCGTAAAGTCATCTCCTTTGGTGGCTGCATCGCtcagatcttctttatccacgTCATTGGTGGTGTGGAGATGGTGCTGCTCATCGCCATGGCCTTTGACAGATATGTTGCCATATGTAAGCCTCTCCACTATCTGACCATCATGAGCCCAAGAACGTGCCTCTTCTTTTTAGTGGCTGCCTGGATGACTGGCCTCATCCACTCCATGGTTCAACTGGTGTTTGTGGTAAACTTACCCTTCTGTGGTCCTAATGTGTTGGACAGCTTTTACTGTGACCTTCCTCGGTTCATCAAACTTGCCTGCACGGACACCGGCCGACTAGAGTTTATGGTCACTGCCAATAGTGGATTCATCTCTATTGGCTCCTTCTTCATACTGATCATTTCCTATATCATCATCATTCTCACTGTTCAGAAACACTCTTCAGCTGGTTCATCCAAGGCTctgtccacactgtcagctcacaTCACTGTGGTATTCTTGTTCTTtggtcctttgatttttttttatacatggCCATCTCCCTCCATACACCTGGATAAGTTTCTGGCCATCTTTGATGCTATTCTCACTCCTTTCCTAAATCCGGTCATCTATACATTCAGGAACCAAGAAATGCAGGTGGCAATGAGGAGAGTATGCAGACAGCTAGTGAATTACAGGAAGATCTCTTAA